Proteins encoded together in one Bacillota bacterium window:
- a CDS encoding site-specific DNA-methyltransferase encodes MVIEPNHIYLMDCCEGMKQMADGSVDLIVTDPPFAIDFRARRSNYNRTQDRVLDGYNEIPQEEYYTFTLAWMQEAYRVLKDSGSMYVFSGWNNLRDILNALHETGFITVNHIIWKYQFGVYTRRRFVTSHYHCLYVCKDDRLRRFYPDCRFPATRTRDGNPRYRDMEDVWVIPREYWNGDIKTPTKLPAELVRKILQYSSVEGDVVLDPFLGSGQVAVVAQQMGRRYIGFEIVPEYYQFAKQRLEQQMYRLRASW; translated from the coding sequence ATGGTGATAGAACCCAACCACATCTACCTGATGGACTGTTGTGAGGGCATGAAGCAGATGGCGGACGGTAGTGTAGACCTCATCGTCACCGACCCGCCTTTTGCCATTGACTTCCGCGCCCGCCGCAGCAACTACAACCGCACGCAAGACCGTGTACTGGACGGCTATAACGAGATCCCGCAGGAGGAGTATTACACCTTCACCCTTGCCTGGATGCAAGAGGCGTACCGTGTGCTGAAGGATTCGGGCAGTATGTATGTCTTCTCCGGGTGGAACAACCTGCGCGACATCCTGAACGCCCTGCACGAGACCGGCTTCATCACCGTCAACCATATTATCTGGAAATACCAGTTCGGTGTCTATACCAGGCGAAGGTTCGTGACCTCGCACTACCATTGTCTCTATGTGTGCAAAGATGACCGGTTGCGTCGGTTCTACCCCGATTGCCGCTTCCCTGCCACCCGCACTAGAGACGGTAACCCGCGTTATCGCGACATGGAGGATGTGTGGGTTATCCCGCGCGAGTACTGGAACGGTGATATCAAGACGCCCACCAAGCTGCCTGCGGAGCTGGTGCGCAAAATCCTGCAATACTCTTCGGTAGAGGGCGATGTGGTGCTGGACCCGTTCCTGGGATCAGGGCAGGTTGCTGTAGTAGCCCAGCAGATGGGCAGGCGATACATTGGCTTTGAGATTGTGCCGGAATATTACCAGTTCGCCAAACAGCGTCTGGAACAGCAGATGTATCGCCTACGTGCCAGCTGGTAA
- a CDS encoding MFS transporter produces MPNEKRAVLIAAGLSSFLTPFMGSALNVAIPVIGRQMHATAVTMSWVISAYLLTSAVFLLPFGRLADMLGRKRVFLMGVALFGLSSLLCAVSSSIEILIASRAIQGIAGAMVFGTAVSLITSAIPPGERGKALGINTATVYVGLSVGPAVGGFLTQTLSWRAIFVIVAALAGITWLYAQRIRSEWSPAQGERFDTAGAVLYCLALTLLLSAASWRHTGIALAGMAVLLLVVFAVREAREEHPLLDLHLFRNSTVFTFSTLAALLNYGATFSIGYLLSLYLQTIRGFTPQEAGLLLLIQPVVQAGFSPLAGALSDRHEPRMVASVGMLLTTFCLLAYASMPYRANLAFLVTVLAASGLGFALFSSPNVNAIVSAVSGTRYGVASSVVSTARMLGQSLSMAMIVLIFTLTMHGLPLSPSYGEELFRSMRVAFAVSTVLSLLGVFASLARGRMHHSS; encoded by the coding sequence ATGCCGAATGAGAAACGCGCTGTGCTGATTGCCGCCGGTTTATCCTCGTTTCTCACACCTTTTATGGGCAGCGCGCTCAACGTGGCTATCCCCGTGATTGGCAGACAGATGCACGCCACCGCCGTCACGATGAGCTGGGTTATCTCAGCGTATCTGCTCACCTCGGCGGTGTTTTTACTGCCGTTCGGGCGACTGGCGGACATGCTGGGCAGAAAGAGGGTATTCCTGATGGGCGTCGCTCTGTTCGGGCTTTCCTCCCTGTTGTGCGCCGTCAGCTCGTCTATCGAGATACTCATCGCCAGCCGCGCGATACAGGGAATAGCAGGGGCGATGGTATTTGGCACAGCGGTTTCGTTGATTACCTCGGCAATACCGCCCGGCGAGCGTGGTAAGGCGCTGGGAATCAACACCGCAACGGTATACGTGGGACTGTCGGTAGGTCCCGCAGTCGGCGGTTTTCTCACGCAGACCCTCAGCTGGCGCGCCATCTTCGTCATAGTGGCGGCACTGGCGGGAATAACGTGGCTGTATGCACAGCGTATCCGCAGCGAATGGTCACCGGCGCAGGGAGAACGCTTTGATACGGCAGGCGCAGTACTCTACTGCCTCGCGCTAACGCTTCTGCTGAGCGCGGCGAGCTGGAGACACACGGGCATAGCGCTGGCGGGCATGGCGGTTTTGTTGCTGGTTGTCTTCGCAGTGCGCGAAGCCCGCGAAGAGCACCCTCTGCTGGACCTGCACCTGTTTCGCAACAGCACGGTATTTACCTTTTCCACACTCGCCGCCCTGTTAAACTATGGCGCCACCTTCAGCATCGGCTATCTGCTGTCGCTGTACCTTCAGACCATCCGGGGCTTCACACCTCAGGAGGCAGGACTGCTCTTGCTGATACAACCGGTGGTACAGGCGGGATTCTCTCCGCTGGCAGGGGCACTGTCAGACCGCCATGAGCCGCGCATGGTGGCATCGGTGGGGATGTTGCTCACCACCTTCTGTCTGCTGGCGTATGCATCCATGCCCTACCGTGCAAACCTCGCGTTCCTGGTGACGGTGCTGGCAGCGTCCGGGCTGGGATTCGCGCTGTTCTCCTCGCCGAACGTCAACGCCATCGTGAGCGCGGTCAGCGGTACGCGCTATGGGGTTGCCTCATCGGTGGTGAGCACGGCTCGGATGCTGGGACAGAGCTTGAGTATGGCAATGATTGTGCTCATCTTCACGCTAACCATGCACGGCTTACCGCTCTCGCCCAGCTATGGAGAGGAGCTGTTTCGCAGTATGCGCGTGGCGTTTGCGGTGTCCACTGTACTCAGCCTGCTCGGGGTGTTTGCCTCGCTGGCGCGAGGCAGGATGCATCATTCTTCATGA
- a CDS encoding energy-coupling factor ABC transporter ATP-binding protein has translation MQAKELLYECDSVSFVYPDGTPALKDVSFRVRREERIAILGVNGSGKSTLLRLLDGLLEPTGGEIRFLGTPLTERNLQDAVFGRKFRQRVGFVFQDADAQLFNATVWDEVAFAPRQLGMSETEVQRRVTDTLNLLGIAHLAERAPFRLSGGEKRKVAIACVLSMNPEVLLMDEPVAGLDPRMQVWLVDTLKQLHEAGKTLLIATHNLHVLPELADRVLILSETHQVLADLTVHDALANESLLIEAGLLHEHPHAHGEIVHTHLHAHEHHHEE, from the coding sequence ATGCAGGCTAAAGAGCTGCTGTATGAGTGCGACTCGGTGAGTTTCGTCTACCCGGATGGGACGCCCGCGTTGAAGGATGTGTCCTTCCGCGTGCGGCGCGAAGAGCGCATTGCTATCCTGGGCGTCAACGGCAGCGGCAAGTCCACCCTGCTGCGTCTGCTGGACGGGTTACTGGAGCCAACTGGCGGTGAAATCCGCTTTCTGGGCACGCCGCTGACCGAGCGCAATCTGCAGGATGCGGTCTTCGGGCGCAAGTTCCGCCAGAGGGTGGGCTTTGTGTTTCAGGACGCGGATGCGCAGCTGTTCAACGCCACCGTGTGGGACGAGGTCGCCTTCGCGCCACGACAGCTGGGCATGAGCGAAACGGAGGTGCAAAGGCGCGTGACAGACACCCTGAACCTGCTGGGGATTGCGCATCTGGCCGAGCGTGCGCCGTTCCGCCTCAGCGGTGGGGAGAAGCGAAAGGTCGCTATCGCTTGCGTGCTGAGCATGAATCCGGAAGTGCTGCTAATGGACGAACCGGTCGCCGGGCTGGACCCGCGGATGCAGGTCTGGCTGGTGGACACGCTGAAGCAGCTGCACGAAGCCGGTAAGACCCTGCTGATTGCCACCCACAACCTGCACGTGTTGCCGGAGCTGGCAGATCGGGTACTTATTCTCTCCGAAACACACCAGGTGTTGGCAGACCTGACCGTACACGACGCGCTGGCGAACGAGTCACTGTTAATAGAGGCAGGATTGCTGCACGAGCATCCGCACGCGCACGGGGAAATCGTGCATACCCATCTGCACGCCCACGAGCATCATCATGAAGAATGA
- the cbiM gene encoding cobalt transporter CbiM: MHIPDAYLSPATHAVTAGAMLPLWTLAVRRTANALSARQVPLLSLGAAFCFTIQMFNVPAVGGTTAHAVGATLLAILLGPWAALLAVTLALAVQAIFFGDGGILALGANTFNMGFVAAFAGYGTYRLLAGQAEVGSRRALIAAGVGAYVGSVLSAASTGVMLGLQPLIAQDTAGRALYFPFGMNVSVPAMVHIYLLVAAPVEAVVTIAALAYLWRNFPELVTRRTVVRPDKPIRLWAVFLVLLLLTPLGLIATGSAWGEWDEETLRELIGYVPAGVVRFSEGVLRPLIPDYALPGREGRGWEVAGYIFSALFGATLTALAARALVRKPVPVPAEVTAGGKPRNALPDWLSRREPDTTVTSPARQTRGRWLERTLLNLREAVANTIAAEHWARASGYLQSLHPLAKTLAALGALVAISLTRHPALLFFVLVGSTLLATVSRLPLRTFILRILAATVLFGLVLAVPLSLNAVTPGQVVWQPFGWRALAVSDAGLNAAVLLLLRLSAAITVALLWSLTTRWHLLLHSLRSLRVPRLMVTALTLTYRYLFTLVDTLAEMVLARRSRQVGAPTAQGVRAYAGTGAAVLFAKSATLHEEVYLAMRSRGFDGDLRVAYPRRWKWRDTLWLMLVALWLASGYWIGGWYAG; encoded by the coding sequence ATGCACATTCCAGATGCCTATCTCAGCCCCGCGACGCACGCGGTAACCGCCGGTGCGATGTTGCCCCTGTGGACGCTGGCGGTGAGGCGCACGGCAAATGCGCTGTCGGCGCGGCAGGTTCCCCTGCTGTCGCTGGGCGCAGCGTTCTGCTTTACGATACAGATGTTCAACGTGCCCGCAGTGGGAGGTACCACCGCGCACGCGGTTGGGGCGACTCTGCTGGCGATACTGCTGGGTCCGTGGGCAGCGCTGCTGGCAGTAACCCTGGCTTTGGCGGTGCAAGCTATCTTTTTCGGAGACGGCGGGATTCTGGCTCTGGGGGCGAACACCTTCAACATGGGTTTTGTCGCCGCGTTCGCGGGCTACGGCACATACCGCCTGCTGGCGGGACAGGCAGAGGTGGGCAGCCGACGTGCGCTCATCGCGGCGGGGGTGGGCGCGTACGTGGGCTCGGTGCTATCCGCAGCCAGCACAGGGGTGATGCTGGGTTTGCAGCCGCTGATTGCTCAGGATACCGCCGGACGCGCGCTGTATTTTCCGTTCGGTATGAACGTTTCCGTGCCTGCCATGGTGCATATCTACCTGCTTGTTGCCGCGCCGGTGGAGGCAGTGGTCACCATCGCTGCGCTGGCGTATCTGTGGCGCAACTTTCCGGAGCTGGTCACCCGCCGCACCGTCGTCCGCCCCGATAAGCCGATTCGCCTGTGGGCGGTATTTCTGGTGCTACTGTTGCTGACGCCGCTGGGGCTGATTGCCACCGGCTCGGCGTGGGGCGAGTGGGACGAGGAGACGTTGCGAGAACTTATCGGCTACGTGCCTGCTGGTGTTGTCCGCTTCAGCGAGGGGGTGCTGCGTCCACTCATCCCCGATTACGCCCTGCCCGGGCGTGAGGGCAGAGGCTGGGAGGTAGCGGGTTACATCTTCTCCGCGCTTTTTGGGGCGACCCTGACTGCCCTGGCGGCGCGCGCACTGGTGCGCAAACCTGTGCCTGTACCGGCGGAGGTTACCGCCGGAGGGAAACCGCGCAACGCGCTGCCCGACTGGCTCAGCCGGCGTGAGCCGGACACCACTGTCACCTCGCCGGCGAGGCAGACACGAGGACGCTGGCTCGAGCGCACCCTGCTGAACCTGCGGGAGGCGGTGGCAAACACCATCGCCGCCGAGCACTGGGCACGTGCTTCCGGCTACCTGCAGAGCCTGCATCCGCTGGCGAAGACTCTGGCAGCTCTTGGGGCGTTGGTCGCTATCTCCCTGACAAGGCACCCTGCACTGCTTTTCTTCGTGCTTGTGGGTAGCACGCTTCTGGCAACAGTATCACGCCTGCCGTTGCGCACGTTCATCTTGCGTATCCTGGCAGCCACCGTGCTCTTTGGGCTGGTGCTGGCTGTGCCGCTGAGCCTGAACGCCGTCACCCCAGGGCAGGTGGTCTGGCAACCGTTCGGCTGGCGTGCGCTGGCGGTCAGCGATGCGGGGTTGAATGCTGCTGTGCTGTTGCTACTGCGGCTGAGTGCGGCAATCACCGTTGCCTTGCTGTGGAGTTTGACCACACGCTGGCACCTGCTGCTGCACAGTCTGCGCAGTTTGCGCGTGCCCCGACTGATGGTTACCGCGCTCACGCTGACCTATCGCTATCTGTTCACTCTTGTCGACACACTGGCGGAGATGGTGCTGGCGCGACGCAGTCGACAGGTCGGTGCGCCAACGGCGCAGGGTGTGCGAGCCTACGCAGGAACGGGCGCAGCGGTGCTGTTCGCCAAAAGCGCGACACTTCACGAAGAGGTCTATCTGGCGATGCGTTCGCGCGGCTTCGACGGCGACCTGCGGGTGGCGTACCCGCGACGGTGGAAATGGCGCGATACCCTGTGGCTGATGCTTGTCGCGTTGTGGCTGGCAAGTGGATACTGGATAGGAGGCTGGTATGCAGGCTAA
- a CDS encoding DUF4380 domain-containing protein gives MKVEVIPYGGWQKCLRLTNNEVELIVTAEVGPRVIRFGFIGGGNEFVEYPEQMGLTGGDEYRAYGGHRLWIAPEVVERTKHPDNLPVEWAQEGEGLRVTAPIEAGTGIQKSMRIWLNPQRNHVHVIHRITNHNVWEVTLAPWALTVMAPGGRVIVPQEPYRPHPDFLLPVRPLVLWGYTDMSDPRWRWGRRYVQLRQDTHAQYPQKFGALNTLGWAAYVNGDRVFLKRFPYDPRAHYPDFGCNCEFFTNHRMLEVESLGGLVTLRPGESVAHEEHWYLWRGVEVGESDEQIDAVLPALLTQTQQA, from the coding sequence ATGAAAGTAGAGGTTATCCCCTATGGCGGCTGGCAAAAATGCCTGCGTCTGACCAACAACGAGGTGGAGCTGATTGTTACCGCGGAGGTGGGTCCGCGCGTGATTCGCTTCGGCTTTATCGGCGGGGGGAACGAGTTCGTGGAGTACCCCGAACAGATGGGCTTGACCGGCGGCGACGAGTACCGCGCCTACGGTGGACATCGGTTGTGGATTGCCCCTGAAGTGGTGGAGCGCACCAAACATCCCGACAACCTGCCAGTGGAATGGGCGCAGGAGGGCGAGGGGTTGCGCGTCACCGCGCCGATAGAAGCGGGCACCGGCATCCAGAAATCGATGCGCATCTGGCTGAATCCCCAGCGCAACCACGTGCACGTCATCCATCGGATTACCAATCATAACGTCTGGGAGGTAACGCTGGCGCCGTGGGCGTTGACGGTGATGGCGCCGGGGGGCAGGGTGATTGTACCGCAGGAGCCATACCGACCACACCCTGACTTCCTGCTGCCCGTGCGACCGCTGGTGCTGTGGGGTTACACCGACATGAGCGACCCACGCTGGCGCTGGGGCAGGCGATATGTGCAGTTGCGACAGGACACTCACGCGCAGTACCCGCAGAAGTTTGGCGCGCTGAACACACTGGGCTGGGCAGCGTATGTGAACGGCGACCGCGTGTTCCTGAAACGCTTTCCTTACGACCCCCGGGCGCACTATCCAGACTTCGGCTGCAACTGCGAGTTCTTCACCAACCACCGGATGCTGGAGGTAGAGAGCCTCGGCGGTCTGGTGACTCTGCGACCGGGCGAGTCGGTCGCGCACGAGGAACACTGGTATCTGTGGCGTGGGGTGGAGGTGGGTGAAAGTGACGAACAGATAGACGCGGTGCTGCCTGCGCTGCTGACACAGACGCAACAGGCGTAG
- a CDS encoding prepilin-type N-terminal cleavage/methylation domain-containing protein, whose translation MFNLIRKARAERGFTLVEIMIVVLIIGILLAIAVPNFVRARESSRARACVSNLKQIDAAKEQWAMDNNRSDGAACAMTDLVPNYIKSTPTCPSGGTYTVGNVGTNPTCSIGGAHSL comes from the coding sequence ATGTTCAACCTGATCCGAAAGGCACGCGCCGAGCGAGGCTTCACCCTCGTGGAGATTATGATCGTCGTGCTGATTATCGGCATCCTGCTCGCCATCGCCGTGCCCAACTTCGTGCGGGCGCGCGAGAGCAGCCGCGCCAGAGCGTGCGTGTCCAACCTGAAGCAGATCGATGCTGCCAAAGAGCAGTGGGCAATGGACAACAACAGGTCGGATGGCGCTGCGTGCGCGATGACTGACCTTGTGCCGAACTACATTAAGTCCACGCCGACCTGCCCGTCTGGTGGTACCTACACGGTGGGCAACGTGGGCACGAACCCCACCTGCAGCATTGGTGGCGCACACAGCCTGTAG